From the Tenacibaculum dicentrarchi genome, the window TTTGTTATACCAGAAATGGGATTTAAATAATTTCATTTTTATATTTTTTTATCTTTAATAAAAAGATTTAAAACTCTTATAAATTTTTAGCTTTAATAGCATTTAAGTAAATTGTTAACTCTTCTTTTACCTTTGGATATAAGAAAAATAACCCAACAAGATTAGGTACTGCCATAGCAAAAATCATTGCATCAGAAAAATCTGTTACCGCTCCTAAACTTGCTGCTGAACCAATAATTACAAATAAACAGAATAATATTTTATACGCATAATCTGCTGCTTTTGAACGACCAAATAAAAACATCCAACCTTGTAATCCGTAGTAAGACCACGATAACATGGTTGAAAAAGCGAACAATACTACTGCCATTGTTAATACATAAGGAAACCAAGGAATTACCGAAGCAAATGCTTTTGAGGTTGCCAAAACACCGTCTGGAGATTTTGTTCCGTAAGTCATAATACTTCCGTCGCCATTGGTAATAATAATTACTAAAGCGGTCATGGTACAAACCACAACGGTATCAATAAATGGCTCTAATAAAGCGACTAAACCTTCTGATGCGGGGTATTTTGTTCTTACTGCCGAATGAGCAATTGCAGCCGACCCAACTCCTGCTTCATTTGAAAATGCAGCTCTTTGAAAACCAATAATTAATACTCCTAATATACCTCCTGAAATTCCTTTTGCATTAAAAGCACCATCCCAAATTTGACTGAAAGCATTTCCTATTAACGAAAACTTAGCAACTAAAATAATTATAGCAGCTAAAACATAAATACCTACCATAAAAGGCACAATCTTTTCTGTAATATTTCCAATTCTTTTGATTCCTCCAATAATTACAACACCTACTAATATAGACATTACAACACCAAATGTTAAAGCAGTTGATAAATCTGTTGAACCAATCATACTACCAAATTGCTGTGCTGCTTGGTTTGCTTGAAACATGTTTCCTCCTCCAAAAGAACCACCAACAACCATAATAGCGAAAATAACGGCTAATATTTTACCTAAAGTACTTTTACCTACATCGGCTAATCCTTTTCTTAAGTAATACATCGGTCCACCGTAAATGGTACCATCTTCGCCTACATCTCTATACTTTACCCCTAAAGTACACTCTACGAATTTTGACGACATTCCTATTAAACCTGCAATAATCATCCAAAAAGTTGCTCCTGGTCCTCCTAATGATAAAGCCACCGCTACACCTGCTATATTTCCTAAACCAACAGTTCCTGAAAGTGCTGCTGTTAATGCTTGAAAATGAGAAACCTCACCGTCTGTTCCTTCTACCCGAATGGTTTCAATCGCGTCACCACCTGGGGTTGGGTCTCCTTCCATAACATCTGTTGTTACATGGTCAATTTCGTCATACTTTCCACTAACAATGTTTATAGAAGTTGGAAATAATCGGATATTTACAAATTTGAATAATATTGTAAATATTAACCCCGACATTAATAACATTATTATTACTAGAGGCATTTTTACTCCTC encodes:
- a CDS encoding alanine/glycine:cation symporter family protein yields the protein MNKRLLTLLLLIIPMFTFAQEKGLAEKINEGFKPVADAWGGFVFYSIELGGGVKMPLVIIMLLMSGLIFTILFKFVNIRLFPTSINIVSGKYDEIDHVTTDVMEGDPTPGGDAIETIRVEGTDGEVSHFQALTAALSGTVGLGNIAGVAVALSLGGPGATFWMIIAGLIGMSSKFVECTLGVKYRDVGEDGTIYGGPMYYLRKGLADVGKSTLGKILAVIFAIMVVGGSFGGGNMFQANQAAQQFGSMIGSTDLSTALTFGVVMSILVGVVIIGGIKRIGNITEKIVPFMVGIYVLAAIIILVAKFSLIGNAFSQIWDGAFNAKGISGGILGVLIIGFQRAAFSNEAGVGSAAIAHSAVRTKYPASEGLVALLEPFIDTVVVCTMTALVIIITNGDGSIMTYGTKSPDGVLATSKAFASVIPWFPYVLTMAVVLFAFSTMLSWSYYGLQGWMFLFGRSKAADYAYKILFCLFVIIGSAASLGAVTDFSDAMIFAMAVPNLVGLFFLYPKVKEELTIYLNAIKAKNL